Part of the Geminocystis sp. M7585_C2015_104 genome, CCTATTCGATTAATTTGGCGTGGTAAAAGTCAAAGAGAAGGCGAAAAAATGAGCAAAAATAGGGCTACTAAGGTCTAGTCCCTCTCTTGTATTTCCTCCTTCCACTCCTCTTTTTCTACCCCCACCTTCGCCAATATTTTCAAAGGCTTATGTTTCTCCACCGTTGCCAATTGTTCTTCATTTTTTACTAACAAATTCCCGGCAAATCCCAAAGAGTTAACGGATATTGACTTAAATTTCTCCTTTCTCCTTGGCACTAACATCATCCAATCCTGAGTCACTAACAAATTGTAGTCTTTTCTCGGCACCTTGCCTCTTACTTCTATTGACAAATCCTCCAACATGCTGCGATAATATTCATAACTAATCCTTCCCATTACCCCCGGCGAATTGTTGAGCTCTTCTTGGGGAAAAAAGGCAATTTTATGTACAAAACTTAGTTCATCAATGGTAAATAAACCCCGTTTTCCTTGGTAAGATAGCACCAGCCTGTCAATGGGTATGTTGCTTAAATTTTCATCAGAAAATTCCGGTATGAACTGCAGGTGTTTATGAGGTTGAGACGCCCCGGACAGTCTGCCACCGTTATAAAACCCTAACCCTCTAACCTCCCCTAAAATTGTCCAGAGGGCCACAAAATCCGACTCTGTCAATAATTCCCACTGAGATTCAAACTCCCTAGTTACAATCAAAACATGATGATTCACCACATTAAACTTGTTTAATATAGCCACATGTCTTTCCCCCACATCCCCCACATATAAATTCTTATCATAGGGCAAAAAGGGATTGAAATTGGGATTTTTCTTCTCCTCCTCCTTTTGTTTTTTCTTAGCCTCCTCCTTTTTGGCCAAATTATCTACCACCCTCACCACAAAAGCAATGCCATTTTCTTCTATAATTCTCCGGTTACATGGAATGGAATTGATAGCCTTTAACTCCACTGCCCTCCGGGTGGCGTCTGTTATTTTTTGCCACCAATTTTTATGATTATCAACCATCTTTATTATCCCAATATTCTTCGGCACTAATCTAGTATATAACAAGGCAGAATCTCGTGATAAAGTCGGCAAACCTCCCGAAATAACTCAAAATAAACAATACCCAATATTCTCCCTACTATCAGGTGTTAGAGAAGGAAAATTCAATCACACCCAGAATGAATCAAATAGTTGCAGTCAATACAGGTTAGCTAAAATAAAATAGAGTCTGAGGTGA contains:
- a CDS encoding phosphorylase — translated: MVDNHKNWWQKITDATRRAVELKAINSIPCNRRIIEENGIAFVVRVVDNLAKKEEAKKKQKEEEKKNPNFNPFLPYDKNLYVGDVGERHVAILNKFNVVNHHVLIVTREFESQWELLTESDFVALWTILGEVRGLGFYNGGRLSGASQPHKHLQFIPEFSDENLSNIPIDRLVLSYQGKRGLFTIDELSFVHKIAFFPQEELNNSPGVMGRISYEYYRSMLEDLSIEVRGKVPRKDYNLLVTQDWMMLVPRRKEKFKSISVNSLGFAGNLLVKNEEQLATVEKHKPLKILAKVGVEKEEWKEEIQERD